In a genomic window of candidate division TA06 bacterium:
- a CDS encoding P-II family nitrogen regulator, with translation MKEIKAYVRRFIVEDVIRALRKAGAHRLAAIDVEGLADELVGEEKEISSELGSTYTPMVKLELICDKKDVERFVNEIRKVACTGRKGDGIIAVSSLDDVRGIRTGKRTC, from the coding sequence ATGAAAGAGATAAAAGCCTATGTGAGGCGGTTCATTGTCGAGGATGTGATACGAGCACTGAGGAAGGCAGGTGCTCACAGGCTGGCTGCGATCGATGTTGAAGGTTTAGCTGATGAGCTTGTGGGGGAGGAGAAGGAAATCTCATCTGAGCTGGGGAGCACCTATACTCCTATGGTCAAACTGGAGCTCATCTGCGACAAGAAGGACGTGGAAAGGTTCGTCAACGAAATCAGGAAAGTCGCCTGTACCGGACGAAAAGGAGACGGGATCATTGCAGTGTCAAGCCTGGACGATGTTCGGGGTATAAGGACAGGTAAGCGCACTTGTTGA